GATAAAGTAACAAATTTTGAATAGACTTTAGAATCAAAGGAGAGAAGAGTTGGGGCTCGAGGAAGAGCTTGTGAAGGGAATTTCCAAGGCATACTCTGTAAGGGAAAGGGGGGATTACGGGGTCATCCCATCAGTGTCCGAAGAAGATCTGGATCTAATGGAGGGGGATAATAAGGGAGCTGCGGAGGATTGTGGAAGATGACTAACCCGGTGAGGACTGTCTCCTTGGAAGATTTGAGGGAGGTAATCGAGAGGATAGGGAGGAAACTATCGGGCTTAGTAAAGGAGGCATACGTGGTGGGCTCGCTCGTGGAGGGCTGCGCCATTCCCGGGGAGAGCGACGTGGATATAGTGATAGTTCCATTGGAGAAGGTAGATTATTTCTCCCTGCTAGATGAGGAGATCAGAAATCTGCTGGATGCCGGCCTCCCTCCCGATATAATCGTCGTGAATGAGTCCTCGGAGCTACTCTCTGAAGCGAGGCGGAGAGGAATCAAGATAGCCTAATACAGGAAAGGAGACTAGAAAAGGTAGTGGAAAGAGAGTATTACTCCCTAATATCACTGCTATGTACAGCTGTCTACCTCCTCCTCAGTCTTGGGTTCACATAGATCTCTAATGCCTGTCCAACGAGCAGTAGTGAGAGCACGCTCAGGGATATCATCAGGCCTGGAGGAATGACCCACGTCCAGAGCCCAAGCACTATGGCCTGCCTCGAGAAGGCGTAGTGAAGCATCATACCCCAACTCTTCTGGGTAGCATCTCCTAGACCGAGGAAGCTGAGGGATGCCTCGGTTATCATGTTGCTTGCCGTTCTCAGGAGAGTCTCCGCCAGTATGAGGGGAGCTGTATTCGGCA
The nucleotide sequence above comes from Thermoproteota archaeon. Encoded proteins:
- a CDS encoding nucleotidyltransferase domain-containing protein — its product is MTNPVRTVSLEDLREVIERIGRKLSGLVKEAYVVGSLVEGCAIPGESDVDIVIVPLEKVDYFSLLDEEIRNLLDAGLPPDIIVVNESSELLSEARRRGIKIA